A single Rhinolophus ferrumequinum isolate MPI-CBG mRhiFer1 chromosome 12, mRhiFer1_v1.p, whole genome shotgun sequence DNA region contains:
- the LOC117031569 gene encoding olfactory receptor 24, translating to MKPGNHTFSVSEFLLLGLSEQHEQQPLLFGLFLSMYLVTVMGNVVIVLAISSDPCLHTPMYLFLANFSLTDLCLSSTTVPRMLVNIQVHRKTITYAGCLSQIHFFLWFIGLDVFLLAVMAYDRLVAICYPLHYTLVMSPRRCFLLVGMALLLAQSYSLTHTVLLAQLSFCSDNIIPHFFCELLPLLKLSCSNTYANQCVLTYWGGALTILIPLLIIISYVRIVAAIVKVPSASGKWKAFSTCSSHLSEVCLFYVSAIGVYFVPSTADSASKNRMAAVMYAVVTPMLNPFIYSLRNRDMKRALGRLLSGRAWQSP from the coding sequence ATGAAGCCAGGAAACCACACATTCAGTGTCTCTGAATTCCTCCTCCTGGGCCTGTCTGAGCAGCACGAACAGCAACCTCTCCTCTTTGGCCTCTTTCTGAGCATGTACCTGGTCACCGTGATGGGGAACGTTGTCATCGTCCTGGCCATTAGCTCTGATCCATGCCTCCACACTCCCATGTACCTCTTCCTGGCCAACTTCTCCCTCACTGACCTATGTTTATCATCTACCACAGTTCCCAGGATGCTGGTGAACATCCAGGTCCACAGGAAAACCATCACCTATGCGGGATGCCTCTCTCAGATTCACTTCTTCCTGTGGTTCATTGGTCTAGATGTCTTCCTGCTGGCGGTGATGGCATATGATCGGCTTGTGGCTATCTGCTACCCCCTTCACTACACCTTGGTCATGAGCCCCAGACGCTGCTTCCTGCTGGTGGGCATGGCCCTCCTCCTCGCTCAGTCATACTCTCTAACCCACACCGTTCTCCTGGCTCAACTGTCCTTCTGCTCTGACAACATCATCCCCCACTTCTTTTGTGAACTTCTCCCCCTGTTGAAGCTCTCTTGCTCCAATACTTATGCCAACCAATGTGTGCTGACATACTGGGGAGGGGCATTAACCATCTTGATCCCCTTGCTGATCATTATTTCTTATGTCCGCATTGTGGCTGCCATTGTGAAGGTCCCATCGGCGAGTGGCAAGTGGAAGGCCTTCTCCACCTGCAGCTCCCACCTCTCAGAAGTTTGTTTATTCTACGTGTCTGCTATTGGGGTCTACTTCGTTCCCTCCACTGCCGATTCTGCCAGCAAGAACAGGATGGCTGCGGTGATGTACGCTGTGGTGACACCCATGCTGAACCCATTCATCTATAgcctgaggaacagagacatgAAGCGAGCCTTGGGGAGACTCCTGAGTGGAAGGGCATGGCAATCTCCATGA